The Anolis sagrei isolate rAnoSag1 chromosome 10, rAnoSag1.mat, whole genome shotgun sequence genome contains the following window.
CCTGAAGTATCTCAACATGTATGCCAGCATAGGCTTCCTCACCTGCATCAGTGTGCAAAGATACCTCTTCCTGCTCTACCCATTCAAGGCGAAAAACTGGAAGCGAAGGCATGATGTGGCCATATGTGTTGTGCTATGGGTTGTGATTGGAGCTGCTTGCCTGCCATTCCCACTTTTAAGAAGTTTTGAGAAACCAGAGAGTTGCTTCACAGATCTCAGGATCAAGCCAATTGGGGGCAAGGCCCACTCCATTGTGGTGGTCATGGTGGCTGAGATTGTTGGGTTCATCGTCCCGCTTGGCATCATTGTGTATtgtacctggaagaccaaagcgTCACTCCAAGAACGCCGCATCCTTTTGGAAAGCACCATAGAAAAGCGGAAAGCGTTACGGATGGTTTCTATGTGTGCCACTGTGTTCTTGGTGTGTTTCACACCTTATCAcattgtctttttcttcttcatgatGGTTAAAGAAGATGTCATCCAAGACTGTGCCTTGAGCCAACCCATCCTGTACCTTCACCCTTTTTGTTTAAGCCTTGCAAGCCTGAACTGTTGCTTGGATCCCATCCTCTATTTCTTTGTGACAT
Protein-coding sequences here:
- the LOC132763161 gene encoding putative P2Y purinoceptor 10, whose protein sequence is MRGSRDVMLPAHLALNRSAGVPLLSSTGAEHYNCSEPTDKFLHSLYAATYTIIFIPGLLTNSMALWILCRFISKQNKTVIFMVNLAMADFIHVLSLPLRIYYYVNYKWPFGRFLCQVCFYLKYLNMYASIGFLTCISVQRYLFLLYPFKAKNWKRRHDVAICVVLWVVIGAACLPFPLLRSFEKPESCFTDLRIKPIGGKAHSIVVVMVAEIVGFIVPLGIIVYCTWKTKASLQERRILLESTIEKRKALRMVSMCATVFLVCFTPYHIVFFFFMMVKEDVIQDCALSQPILYLHPFCLSLASLNCCLDPILYFFVTSEFQGQILRHSSLAIRRRLMSKESASSVKE